In a genomic window of Arthrobacter woluwensis:
- a CDS encoding DUF3000 domain-containing protein — MNANAPLPSGFNRALSSLKAARSRAELRLEEIPAPARLAPFAVALGAEISPSALGPGLADAEGLADLATGRFILLHDPAGSEVWGGDFRVVTFIRAQMDAEMGNDELLGTVAWTWLVEALQNHGADYRSAGGTATRVLSDSFGTLAERGSTIDIELRASWTPADWRVQNHLEAWADMVCSFAGLPPLPEGVTALPGRRF; from the coding sequence GTGAACGCCAATGCGCCGTTGCCCTCGGGCTTCAACAGAGCACTCTCCTCGCTGAAGGCCGCGCGGTCCCGCGCGGAACTCCGGCTCGAGGAGATCCCCGCTCCGGCACGGCTCGCGCCCTTCGCCGTGGCGCTCGGCGCGGAGATCTCCCCGTCGGCCCTCGGTCCCGGACTCGCGGATGCCGAAGGGCTCGCCGACCTGGCCACCGGCCGCTTCATCCTGCTCCACGATCCGGCCGGATCCGAGGTCTGGGGCGGTGACTTCCGCGTGGTGACGTTCATCCGGGCGCAGATGGACGCCGAGATGGGCAACGACGAACTCCTGGGCACCGTCGCCTGGACCTGGCTCGTCGAAGCGCTGCAGAATCACGGCGCCGACTATCGGTCCGCAGGCGGCACTGCGACACGGGTGCTGTCCGATTCCTTCGGAACGCTCGCCGAGCGCGGCAGCACCATCGACATCGAACTCCGCGCCTCGTGGACGCCGGCGGACTGGCGCGTGCAGAACCACCTCGAAGCCTGGGCGGACATGGTGTGCTCCTTCGCCGGTCTCCCCCCGCTGCCTGAAGGTGTGACAGCCCTTCCGGGGCGACGTTTTTGA
- a CDS encoding thiolase family protein, producing the protein MSRIRKGLAGRDVVFVDGIRTPFGKAGDKGIYAETRADDLVVKCIRELMRRNPGLPAERVDEVAIAATTQTGDQGLTIGRTAALLAGLPQSVPGFAIDRMCAGALTAVTTTGSGIASGAYDVVIAGGVEHMGHHPMGVGADPNPRFLAERIVDPAALNMGNTAENLHDRFPAITKERADAYAVASQRKVAEAYESGDIQAGLVPVASKKAGAGWTLNTVDEPPRPGTTLEDLEGLRTPFRPHGRVTAGNAAGLNDGATAALLADADTAEELGLPVRMRMVSYAFAGVEPSVMGYGPVPSTLKALEKAGLGIEDIGLFEINEAFAVQVLSFLDYFGIADDDPRVNRFGGAIALGHPLASSGVRLMNQLARQFEQDPSVRYGITTMCIGLGMGGTIIWENPHHPDYGTDAQAGEAA; encoded by the coding sequence GTGAGCCGCATCCGCAAAGGCCTGGCCGGCCGCGATGTCGTCTTTGTCGACGGCATCCGCACACCGTTCGGCAAGGCAGGAGACAAGGGCATCTATGCCGAGACCCGTGCCGACGACCTGGTGGTCAAGTGCATCCGTGAACTGATGCGACGCAACCCGGGCCTCCCGGCAGAGCGTGTGGACGAGGTGGCCATCGCCGCCACCACCCAGACCGGAGACCAAGGCCTGACCATCGGGCGCACCGCGGCACTGCTCGCGGGTCTCCCCCAGTCCGTGCCGGGCTTCGCCATCGACCGCATGTGCGCCGGCGCCCTGACCGCCGTGACCACGACCGGCTCCGGGATCGCCTCGGGCGCGTACGACGTCGTCATCGCGGGCGGCGTGGAGCACATGGGTCACCACCCGATGGGTGTCGGCGCCGATCCCAACCCCCGGTTCCTGGCCGAGCGCATCGTGGATCCCGCCGCTCTGAACATGGGCAACACCGCTGAAAACCTCCACGACCGGTTCCCGGCCATCACCAAGGAGCGCGCCGACGCCTATGCCGTCGCCTCACAGCGGAAGGTCGCCGAAGCCTACGAAAGCGGCGACATCCAGGCCGGCCTCGTCCCCGTGGCGAGCAAGAAGGCCGGCGCCGGCTGGACCCTGAACACGGTGGACGAGCCGCCGCGGCCCGGCACCACCCTGGAAGACCTCGAGGGTCTCCGCACCCCCTTCCGCCCGCATGGCCGCGTCACCGCGGGCAACGCCGCCGGTCTGAACGACGGCGCGACGGCGGCCCTGCTCGCCGACGCGGACACCGCCGAAGAGCTGGGCCTGCCGGTCCGCATGCGCATGGTCTCGTACGCCTTCGCCGGCGTGGAGCCGAGCGTCATGGGCTACGGCCCCGTCCCGTCCACCCTCAAGGCCCTCGAGAAGGCCGGGCTGGGCATCGAGGACATCGGACTCTTCGAGATCAACGAGGCGTTCGCGGTGCAGGTCCTGAGCTTCCTGGACTACTTCGGCATCGCCGACGACGATCCCCGCGTCAACCGCTTCGGCGGCGCGATCGCGCTGGGTCACCCCCTCGCCTCCTCCGGCGTGCGCCTGATGAACCAGCTCGCGCGCCAGTTCGAGCAGGACCCGAGCGTCCGTTACGGCATCACGACGATGTGCATCGGCCTCGGCATGGGCGGCACGATCATCTGGGAGAACCCCCACCACCCCGACTATGGAACCGACGCACAGGCAGGAGAGGCAGCATGA
- a CDS encoding HRDC domain-containing protein, which translates to MTLKRNLTTAGDPAADTASHDLDDLALEAPDVVELDTPREGVPFVISTDAGLQRCADALAAGTGPVAVDAERASGFRYGQRAFLVQIRREGAGTWLIDPEPFEDLEPIQAALLGSEWILHASTQDLPCLSELGLWPSALFDTELAARLAGLPRVGLAAVIEQLLGFRLAKEHSAADWSTRPLPEPWLKYAALDVEVLIELREELIELLSSQGKLEFALEEFQAILDAGVAPPRQEPWRRTSGMHQIRDRRQLAAVRQLWLEREDLARKRDVAPGRLLPDSALIAAARAMPTTVPQLIATRGFDGRAAQREAPRWLRALMSARDTEDLPPLHLPTNAPPPPRAWADKDPVAAARLATARQALTDLAAEWDMPVENLLTPDHLRRLMWRPPTELTTESVDAALAELGARSWQRKLTVPLLLEALLHPQPESPAV; encoded by the coding sequence ATGACCCTGAAGCGAAACCTGACCACGGCCGGCGATCCGGCCGCTGACACAGCCTCCCATGACCTGGACGACCTCGCCCTCGAGGCGCCCGACGTCGTCGAACTGGACACCCCGCGCGAAGGCGTCCCCTTCGTCATCAGCACCGACGCCGGCCTGCAGCGCTGCGCCGACGCGCTGGCCGCCGGGACCGGCCCCGTCGCCGTCGACGCCGAACGCGCCTCCGGCTTCCGCTACGGCCAGCGCGCGTTCCTCGTGCAGATCCGCCGCGAGGGCGCGGGAACCTGGCTCATCGACCCCGAACCGTTCGAGGACCTCGAGCCGATCCAGGCCGCGCTCCTGGGCAGCGAATGGATCCTGCATGCCTCCACCCAGGATTTGCCGTGCCTGAGCGAGCTCGGACTGTGGCCCTCGGCCCTGTTCGACACCGAGCTCGCCGCACGCCTGGCCGGGCTGCCGCGCGTCGGCCTCGCCGCCGTGATCGAGCAGCTCTTGGGCTTCCGCCTGGCGAAGGAGCATTCGGCCGCGGACTGGTCCACGCGCCCCCTGCCCGAGCCCTGGCTGAAGTACGCCGCCCTGGACGTCGAGGTGCTCATCGAGCTGCGGGAGGAACTGATCGAGCTCCTGAGCAGCCAGGGCAAACTGGAGTTCGCCCTGGAGGAGTTCCAGGCGATCCTGGACGCCGGCGTCGCGCCTCCGCGCCAGGAACCTTGGCGACGAACCTCCGGCATGCACCAGATCCGTGACCGCCGGCAGCTGGCCGCGGTGCGTCAGCTCTGGCTCGAGCGCGAGGATCTGGCGCGCAAGCGCGACGTCGCCCCGGGACGTCTCCTTCCGGATTCCGCGCTCATCGCCGCGGCCCGGGCCATGCCCACCACGGTGCCGCAGCTCATCGCCACCCGTGGCTTCGACGGCCGGGCGGCGCAGCGTGAAGCACCCCGCTGGCTCCGGGCACTGATGTCCGCCCGGGACACCGAGGACCTTCCCCCGCTGCATCTGCCGACCAACGCCCCGCCTCCCCCGCGCGCCTGGGCGGACAAGGACCCGGTCGCCGCCGCCCGACTGGCCACCGCCCGCCAAGCGCTCACGGATCTCGCTGCCGAGTGGGACATGCCCGTGGAGAACCTGCTCACGCCGGATCACCTGCGGCGGCTCATGTGGCGTCCGCCCACGGAACTGACCACGGAGAGCGTCGACGCTGCCCTCGCGGAGCTGGGCGCACGCTCCTGGCAGCGGAAGCTCACGGTGCCCCTGCTGCTGGAGGCGCTGCTGCACCCCCAGCCGGAGTCCCCGGCCGTCTGA
- a CDS encoding 3-hydroxyacyl-CoA dehydrogenase NAD-binding domain-containing protein — translation MSLDDFTELAGLFSTETVTHSLVQDVPLPGIGTLALVTLDNGLDHRKPTTLGPNTLLELGHTLESLAERATKGEIHAVGITGKPYFLVAGADLTAVSAISEPEHGLAMARLGHEVYGLLRNLPVPSFAFINGLALGGGLEIALQSTYRTVSASAGALGLPEAFLGLVPGWGGVYLLPRLIGPENAVKVMIENPLNNNRTLSGKQALELGVADALFDAADFLEQSLSWAAQVLSGEVAPERTHAVDASDPQVAERWQAAVDAGRAFVSRKISDAAPAPGKVLDLLEANRTQTQEESAAAECEALAGLMQTGEFRSTVYAFLDLVQKRAKRPAGAPDAKLARPVTKVGVVGAGLMAGQLALLFAKQLKVPVVMTDIDQERVDRGVSYIHGEVDKLQAKGRMSADAANRTKGLITGAVDKQAFADADFVIEAVFEELSVKKQVFAEVEAIVSPECILATNTSSLSVTEMARDLEHPERLVGFHFFNPVAVMPLLEIVRAPKTSDETLATAFLLAKNLKKSAVLVKDAAAFVVNRVLLRLMGEVTAAFDEGTPADVADNALRPMGLPMTPFTLGAMVGLPVAQHVQESLHAAFGDRFTVSTNLQALIDNGVKSLWAPTDDGGQEIPERVLALMTFGDSPSTSEEVLTRTQDALAEEIGLMLEEGVVAGPEDIDLCMILGAGWPMFLGGITPYLDRVGASERVNGKRFHAA, via the coding sequence ATGAGTCTCGACGATTTCACGGAACTCGCAGGGCTCTTCAGCACGGAGACGGTGACCCACTCGCTGGTCCAGGACGTGCCCTTGCCCGGCATCGGCACGCTGGCGCTCGTGACCCTGGACAACGGGCTCGACCACCGCAAGCCCACCACGCTCGGCCCGAACACGCTTCTCGAGCTCGGGCACACCCTCGAATCCCTCGCAGAGCGCGCCACCAAGGGTGAGATCCACGCCGTGGGCATCACCGGGAAGCCGTACTTCCTGGTGGCCGGCGCCGACCTCACGGCCGTCTCCGCCATCTCCGAGCCGGAGCACGGCCTGGCGATGGCACGGCTGGGTCACGAAGTGTATGGACTGCTGCGGAACCTGCCGGTGCCGAGCTTCGCGTTCATCAACGGCCTCGCCCTGGGCGGCGGCCTCGAGATCGCCCTCCAGTCCACCTACCGCACGGTCAGCGCCTCGGCCGGCGCTCTCGGCCTCCCGGAGGCCTTCCTGGGCCTCGTCCCGGGCTGGGGCGGCGTCTATCTCCTGCCGCGTCTGATCGGGCCGGAGAACGCCGTCAAGGTGATGATCGAGAACCCTCTGAACAACAACCGGACCCTCAGCGGCAAGCAGGCCCTGGAGCTCGGCGTCGCCGACGCCCTCTTCGACGCCGCCGACTTCCTGGAGCAGTCCCTCTCCTGGGCCGCCCAGGTGCTCAGCGGCGAGGTCGCGCCGGAGCGCACGCACGCCGTCGACGCCTCCGATCCGCAGGTGGCCGAGCGCTGGCAGGCAGCCGTCGACGCCGGACGCGCCTTCGTGAGTCGTAAGATCTCCGACGCTGCCCCGGCCCCCGGCAAAGTCCTCGACCTGCTCGAGGCCAACCGCACCCAGACGCAGGAGGAGTCCGCCGCGGCCGAGTGCGAGGCCCTCGCCGGGCTCATGCAGACCGGCGAGTTCCGCTCCACCGTCTACGCATTCCTCGATCTGGTGCAGAAGCGCGCCAAGCGTCCCGCCGGCGCGCCGGATGCCAAGCTGGCACGCCCCGTCACCAAGGTGGGCGTGGTGGGCGCCGGCCTGATGGCGGGCCAGCTCGCCCTGCTCTTCGCCAAGCAGCTCAAGGTGCCCGTGGTCATGACGGACATCGACCAGGAGCGCGTGGACCGCGGCGTCTCCTACATCCACGGCGAAGTCGACAAGCTGCAGGCCAAGGGCCGCATGTCCGCCGACGCCGCGAACCGGACCAAGGGGCTCATCACGGGCGCGGTGGACAAGCAGGCGTTCGCCGACGCCGACTTCGTGATCGAAGCGGTGTTCGAGGAACTCTCGGTCAAGAAGCAGGTGTTCGCGGAAGTCGAGGCGATCGTCTCCCCCGAGTGCATCCTGGCCACCAACACCTCCAGCCTGTCCGTCACGGAGATGGCGCGCGATCTGGAACACCCGGAGCGGCTCGTCGGCTTCCACTTCTTCAATCCGGTGGCGGTCATGCCGCTCCTGGAGATCGTGCGGGCGCCGAAGACGTCGGACGAGACCCTGGCGACGGCGTTCCTGCTGGCCAAGAACCTGAAGAAGAGCGCCGTGCTCGTCAAGGACGCCGCCGCCTTCGTGGTGAACCGCGTCCTCCTGCGCCTCATGGGCGAAGTGACGGCGGCCTTCGACGAGGGCACCCCGGCCGACGTCGCGGACAACGCGCTGCGCCCCATGGGCCTGCCGATGACCCCGTTCACGCTGGGAGCGATGGTCGGCCTGCCGGTGGCGCAGCACGTGCAGGAATCCCTCCACGCCGCGTTCGGCGACCGCTTCACGGTCTCGACCAACCTCCAGGCCCTCATCGACAACGGAGTGAAGAGCCTCTGGGCCCCCACCGACGACGGCGGCCAGGAGATCCCGGAGCGCGTGCTGGCCCTGATGACGTTCGGGGACAGCCCATCGACGTCCGAAGAGGTCCTCACGCGCACCCAGGACGCCCTGGCGGAGGAGATCGGCCTCATGCTCGAGGAAGGCGTGGTGGCGGGTCCCGAGGACATCGACCTCTGCATGATCCTCGGCGCCGGCTGGCCCATGTTCCTCGGCGGCATCACGCCGTACCTGGACCGGGTGGGCGCGTCCGAGCGGGTCAACGGCAAGCGGTTCCACGCGGCCTGA
- a CDS encoding threonine aldolase family protein, producing the protein MASAPLHDVTSRGFASDNYSGVHPEILEAIAQANHGHQIAYGEDQYTERLGEVLEGHFGTGIEFYPVFNGTGANVVALQSLLPRWGAVVCATTAHINVDENGAPERMGGIKLLSVPTDNGKLTPELIDLEAWGYGDEHRAQPLAVSITQSTELGTVYTPEEVRAIADHVHAKGMKLHMDGSRLANAAATLGLPLRAFTRDAGVDILSFGGTKNGLIFGEIVVALNPEAAPGLIYLRKMSMQLASKMRFMSAQFIALLEGDLWLRSASHSNAMAQRLRSAVEGLPGVEITQDTQSNGVFAILPEGVADAVRAKFRFYDWDAGRREVRWMCSFDTTEADVDAFAAALRAELGA; encoded by the coding sequence ATGGCATCCGCACCCCTGCATGACGTCACCAGCCGGGGCTTCGCCTCGGACAACTACTCCGGCGTCCACCCGGAGATCCTGGAAGCCATCGCCCAGGCCAATCACGGGCACCAGATCGCCTACGGCGAGGACCAGTACACCGAACGCCTCGGAGAGGTCCTGGAGGGCCACTTCGGCACCGGGATCGAGTTCTACCCGGTCTTCAACGGCACCGGCGCCAATGTGGTGGCTCTCCAGTCGCTGCTCCCCCGCTGGGGCGCCGTGGTGTGCGCCACCACGGCCCACATCAACGTGGATGAGAACGGCGCCCCGGAGCGGATGGGCGGCATCAAGCTGCTCTCCGTGCCCACCGACAACGGCAAGCTCACCCCCGAGCTCATCGATCTGGAAGCCTGGGGCTACGGGGACGAGCACCGCGCCCAGCCGCTCGCGGTCTCCATCACCCAGAGCACCGAACTCGGCACCGTGTACACCCCGGAGGAAGTCCGCGCGATCGCCGATCACGTGCACGCCAAGGGGATGAAGCTTCACATGGACGGCTCCCGCCTGGCCAACGCGGCCGCCACTCTCGGACTGCCGCTGCGCGCCTTCACGCGCGACGCCGGCGTCGACATCCTCTCCTTCGGCGGCACCAAGAACGGGCTGATCTTCGGTGAGATCGTCGTGGCGCTCAACCCGGAGGCCGCGCCGGGCCTGATCTACCTGCGCAAGATGAGCATGCAGCTCGCGTCCAAGATGCGCTTCATGTCGGCGCAGTTCATCGCGCTCCTGGAGGGCGACCTCTGGCTGCGGTCGGCGAGCCACTCCAATGCCATGGCGCAGCGCCTGCGCTCGGCCGTGGAGGGCCTGCCGGGGGTGGAGATCACCCAGGACACTCAGTCCAACGGCGTCTTCGCCATCCTCCCGGAGGGCGTGGCGGACGCGGTTCGTGCGAAGTTCCGCTTCTATGACTGGGACGCCGGCCGCCGCGAGGTCCGCTGGATGTGCTCCTTCGACACCACCGAGGCCGATGTGGACGCCTTCGCCGCCGCCCTGCGCGCGGAGCTCGGCGCCTGA